The Psychroflexus sp. ALD_RP9 region TACATGGCGCGTTGCATTGAATTGGCAAAAAAAGGCTTAGGCAACACCTATCCTAACCCACTTGTGGGCGCTGTGATTGTTTACAAAGATCAAATTATTGGTGAAGGTTATCACCACAAAGCTGGTGAAGCACATGCTGAAGTGAATGCGATTAAAGCGGTTAAAGATCAAGAGCTTCTTAAAAAATCGACTATTTATGTGAGTTTAGAACCTTGCAGTCACTACGGTAAAACGCCACCATGTGCTAACTTAATTATAGATAAAGGAATACCAAACGTGGTCATTGGCCATGTAGATCCGTTTGCTGAAGTGGCTGGACGTGGAATTAAGAAATTATTTGAAGCTGGACGTCACGTTCATGTCGGTGTTTTAGAAAATGAGTGCGCTGAGCTTAACAAACGCTTTTTTTGTTTTCATCAAAAAAAGCGGCCTTACATTATTTTAAAATGGGCACAAACTGCTGATGGGTTTATAGCGCCTGATCATCAAAATAAAGGTGAAATTTTTTGGATTTCAAATGCGTATGCCAAGCAAATGGTTCATCAATGGCGAACGCAAGAAACAGCTATTTTGGTGGGTACTTCTACGGCTTTAAAAGACAATCCTCAGCTTTCTGCAAGACAATGGCATGGCAAACAACCAACGAGATTAGTGATTGATCGAAATTTACAATTACCTGAAACGCTTCAATTATTAGACCAATCACAACCTACATTAGTATTTCATGACATGGAGTTCAATCAAGCGTCTCAACAAAACTTAACCTACGTTCCTATCGATTTTTCTAAAGATGTCATCAATCAAATATTAGCGCAACTCTACCAAAACAACCTAGCATCGGTAATTATTGAAGGTGGCCAAAATACCTTACAACATTTTATTAATGAAAACTTGTGGGATGAAGCACGCGTGTTTGAAAGTCAATCTAAACTAAAAAGCGGCATTAAAGCACCAAAATTTACATCTAAAAGCTCTCAAACAATAAAAATTTTAGATAACCAACTGAAATACTATTACAATGAAGATTAAGCATTTGATATTCGACTTTGGTGATGTTTTTTTAACACTTGATAAATCGGCTACAAATAAATATTTAAGTCGGTTTGGCTTAAAAGAATTTACACCTGAAATGCTGAAACAAAATGAAGCTTATGAACAAGGGCTGATTTCAACCGAAGACTTTGTAAGCTTTTACACTTCAACCGTAGACGGGTTAACAGCTGAAAAGTTCATTGAAGCCTGGAACTCAATTTTAATCGATTTTCCTGAACATCGTTTGCAATTTATTCAGCAGTTGGCTGAACAAGCAAATTTCGATTTAGTGCTATTAAGCAACACGAATGAGTTGCATATCGATTGGATTAAACAACATATTAATTGTTTTGAAAGCTTTAAAAGTTGCTTTAGTCAATTTTATTTATCGCATGAAATTAAGCTCAGAAAGCCAAATCCAGAAATATTTGAGTTTGTAATAAACCAAAACAAGTTTAAGGCAAATCATTGTTTGTTTATAGATGACACTAAGGAACATACTTTAGGCGCTCATAGTCTCGGAATTAAGACTTGGCATTTAAAAGCTGGACAAGAAGATGTAACCGATTTATTCACTAAACAAGCTCATTTATTTTGATTTCATTAGCGCTAAGTATTTTATCTTCAAGCCTTATTTATGTGGTCTTTAAACTTTTAGGTAAATTTGAAGTTTATCGATTGCATGCGTTAATATTCAATTATCTCACAGCCTTTTTACTAGGGCTGAGCATGCAATCTAACCTAAGCTTGTCGAGCTTTAATGAAGTTTATGTGCAAGATTGGTTTTTGGGTGCTATTTTTTTAGGAATTTTATTTATTACCATCTTTAATTTTATGGTCATTACCACACAGAAAAGTGGTTTATCAGTAGTTTCCGTTGCCAGTAAAATGAGCTTAGCAATTCCTGTTATTTTTGTGATTATCGCTTATGATGAAGCGCTTAATTTTGGTAAATTAACAGGTATAATTTTAGCTTTAGTCTCTGTGTTTTTAGTTTCAATAAAATCTAAATCACTTCAAATAGATTACCGTAAT contains the following coding sequences:
- a CDS encoding EamA/RhaT family transporter, whose product is MISLALSILSSSLIYVVFKLLGKFEVYRLHALIFNYLTAFLLGLSMQSNLSLSSFNEVYVQDWFLGAIFLGILFITIFNFMVITTQKSGLSVVSVASKMSLAIPVIFVIIAYDEALNFGKLTGIILALVSVFLVSIKSKSLQIDYRNLIFPLIVFVGSGIIESSIKFFENDYVAESDVAIFSASIFLFAFISGLIMLFSSRIHRQQKLLPKAIFGGICLGIPNYFSIYFFINALGYDQLSDSAVFIINNVSIVLLSTIIGILVFHERLIVKNWIGIATAIVSLVLITLFN
- the ribD gene encoding bifunctional diaminohydroxyphosphoribosylaminopyrimidine deaminase/5-amino-6-(5-phosphoribosylamino)uracil reductase RibD; translated protein: MNIHEKYMARCIELAKKGLGNTYPNPLVGAVIVYKDQIIGEGYHHKAGEAHAEVNAIKAVKDQELLKKSTIYVSLEPCSHYGKTPPCANLIIDKGIPNVVIGHVDPFAEVAGRGIKKLFEAGRHVHVGVLENECAELNKRFFCFHQKKRPYIILKWAQTADGFIAPDHQNKGEIFWISNAYAKQMVHQWRTQETAILVGTSTALKDNPQLSARQWHGKQPTRLVIDRNLQLPETLQLLDQSQPTLVFHDMEFNQASQQNLTYVPIDFSKDVINQILAQLYQNNLASVIIEGGQNTLQHFINENLWDEARVFESQSKLKSGIKAPKFTSKSSQTIKILDNQLKYYYNED
- a CDS encoding HAD-IA family hydrolase, encoding MKIKHLIFDFGDVFLTLDKSATNKYLSRFGLKEFTPEMLKQNEAYEQGLISTEDFVSFYTSTVDGLTAEKFIEAWNSILIDFPEHRLQFIQQLAEQANFDLVLLSNTNELHIDWIKQHINCFESFKSCFSQFYLSHEIKLRKPNPEIFEFVINQNKFKANHCLFIDDTKEHTLGAHSLGIKTWHLKAGQEDVTDLFTKQAHLF